Proteins from one Corynebacterium epidermidicanis genomic window:
- a CDS encoding pyridoxal phosphate-dependent aminotransferase, which translates to MTVKRLQPFGETIFATMSAEAVKHNAINLGQGFPDTDGPDRMLEIATEQITGHNNQYAPGMGVGELRSAVAESRGVDVDNVLITVGATEGITATVLGLVEPGQEVIVLEPYYDAYAAAIALAGASRVAVPLKEVGETWDVDVAAISAAVNERTAMIILNSPHNPTGAVFSHDALRALAELCVARNLLVLSDEVYENLIFPGATHTRLAELPGMWERTITVSSAAKSFNCTGWKTGWAIGPQDLLDGVVKAKQFMTFVGATPFQPAVAHALRNEQEWLRDMVAGLDRKRALLSDGLRAAGMRVHDTAGTYYIVADIAPLGLADGVEFCMNLPKNIGVAAIPLQVFTDHPEQWQTKVRFAFCKRDEVLREAVNRLRGLSAGMGADHAV; encoded by the coding sequence ATGACCGTGAAAAGACTGCAGCCCTTTGGCGAGACGATCTTTGCCACCATGTCAGCCGAAGCTGTCAAGCACAACGCCATCAATTTGGGGCAGGGCTTCCCTGATACCGACGGGCCGGACCGGATGTTGGAGATCGCGACCGAGCAGATTACAGGGCACAACAATCAATATGCGCCGGGAATGGGCGTCGGCGAGCTGCGTTCTGCGGTGGCGGAAAGCCGGGGCGTGGATGTCGACAACGTCTTGATTACCGTCGGTGCGACCGAGGGGATTACGGCCACCGTGCTGGGCTTGGTGGAACCGGGCCAAGAGGTCATCGTTTTGGAACCGTACTATGATGCCTACGCTGCCGCAATCGCGCTAGCGGGCGCCAGCCGGGTGGCGGTACCGCTGAAGGAAGTGGGAGAGACCTGGGATGTAGACGTGGCTGCCATCTCAGCCGCGGTGAACGAGCGCACGGCCATGATCATCCTGAATTCGCCGCATAACCCCACCGGTGCCGTCTTTAGCCACGACGCCCTTCGTGCACTCGCTGAACTCTGCGTGGCGCGAAACCTGCTCGTCCTATCCGACGAAGTCTACGAAAACCTGATTTTCCCAGGTGCGACGCACACCCGCCTCGCCGAACTACCCGGCATGTGGGAGCGGACCATCACTGTGTCCTCGGCTGCGAAGAGTTTCAACTGCACGGGGTGGAAGACCGGCTGGGCGATTGGTCCGCAGGACCTGCTGGACGGCGTCGTCAAGGCCAAGCAGTTTATGACATTCGTGGGCGCGACGCCCTTCCAACCCGCGGTAGCGCACGCCCTGCGCAACGAACAAGAGTGGCTGAGGGACATGGTTGCCGGGCTCGACCGCAAACGCGCATTGCTTTCCGACGGCCTACGCGCTGCCGGCATGCGCGTCCATGACACCGCGGGAACGTATTACATCGTGGCGGATATCGCACCGCTGGGGCTTGCCGACGGCGTGGAGTTCTGCATGAACTTGCCCAAAAACATCGGCGTGGCCGCAATTCCGCTCCAGGTGTTTACCGACCACCCGGAGCAATGGCAAACCAAGGTGCGGTTCGCGTTCTGTAAGAGGGACGAGGTGCTGCGGGAAGCGGTAAACCGGCTGCGGGGGCTATCTGCAGGGATGGGCGCAGACCACGCGGTATAG
- the pheS gene encoding phenylalanine--tRNA ligase subunit alpha, whose amino-acid sequence MSDIELTEANLNAVADAAEQAFTQAENLEELAVARRTHLGDDAPISLARKALGSIPKDQRKDAGRMVNMARGRVEKVFAEVKVALEEKRNAEVLIAERVDVTVPTTRRQGAMHPITQLSETIADIFVGMGWEIAEGPEVEAEYFNFDALNFLPDHPARTLQDTFHVSVEGSKQVLRTHTSPVQVRTLLSRDVPVYIACPGRVFRTDELDATHTPVFHQIEGLAVDKGLTMAHLRGTLDHMAKVLFGPETRTRMRTNFFPFTEPSAEVDVWFPNKKGGAGWIEWGGCGMVNPNVLRAAGIDPEVYTGFAFGMGLERTLQFRNGLSDMRDMVEGDVRFTQPFGVQA is encoded by the coding sequence GTGAGCGACATTGAGTTGACCGAGGCTAATCTCAACGCAGTGGCGGACGCCGCCGAACAGGCGTTTACGCAGGCGGAAAACCTCGAAGAGTTAGCGGTGGCTCGCCGGACCCACCTTGGCGACGATGCCCCGATTTCTTTGGCCCGCAAGGCTCTCGGCAGCATTCCTAAAGATCAGCGCAAGGACGCAGGTCGAATGGTCAATATGGCGCGCGGTCGCGTGGAAAAGGTATTCGCCGAGGTCAAGGTAGCGCTGGAAGAAAAGCGCAACGCCGAAGTGCTGATCGCGGAGCGGGTGGATGTTACGGTGCCAACCACGCGTCGACAAGGCGCGATGCACCCGATTACCCAGTTGTCCGAAACCATCGCGGACATTTTCGTGGGCATGGGCTGGGAAATCGCCGAAGGTCCTGAAGTGGAAGCCGAATACTTCAACTTCGACGCCTTGAACTTCCTACCTGATCACCCCGCCCGCACGTTGCAAGATACGTTCCATGTCTCGGTTGAAGGATCCAAGCAGGTGCTGCGTACGCACACCTCTCCTGTCCAGGTACGCACACTGCTGTCCCGTGACGTGCCGGTCTACATCGCTTGCCCGGGTCGCGTGTTCCGTACCGACGAACTCGATGCGACCCACACCCCGGTGTTCCACCAGATTGAGGGCCTGGCTGTCGATAAGGGGCTGACCATGGCACACCTGCGCGGCACCCTGGACCACATGGCGAAGGTCCTGTTCGGTCCGGAAACCCGCACCCGCATGCGGACGAACTTCTTCCCCTTCACCGAGCCGTCCGCTGAGGTCGACGTGTGGTTCCCGAACAAGAAGGGTGGCGCCGGCTGGATCGAGTGGGGCGGTTGTGGCATGGTCAACCCAAATGTCCTGCGTGCCGCAGGTATTGACCCGGAGGTCTACACCGGTTTCGCATTCGGCATGGGCCTCGAGCGCACTTTGCAGTTCCGCAACGGCCTAAGCGACATGCGCGACATGGTCGAAGGCGATGTCCGTTTCACCCAGCCATTTGGCGTCCAGGCCTAG